In Pan paniscus chromosome 1, NHGRI_mPanPan1-v2.0_pri, whole genome shotgun sequence, the DNA window TTGCTAATGACTATAACCAGAGCTAAGTCTAATTTTTTAATCCTTTAGTCCTCAAAGGGATAAAAAAGAGAGCACGGGAAAAACAGAAATTACTTGAGAGTCTGAATCCAAGAAGAAAGTGTAGGGAACAAGAGATCGGATGTATTAGGAGAGATATCTTCAACATGAACCCAAACTACTCTGGGTCCTGGTTCTTGTCAAAGATTGTGAAAGACTGAAATAAATGCAGGTCTAACCCCTCACTATGCTCTTCCTCCTATCTCTCCTAGCTTTTTAAACCACTGGTTTAAAATCCTCTTTATAGATAATCCATATAAGGCCTTTAGTTATTCAAGTAAACCTTGCTTGCTTGAATGTTCTGAGAGACAACTCTAGTTCCACTTAGTATTGCAGTGAAGGCAATGGTGTATGTTAAAAAGTATTTTGAGTCCCTTTTCTTGGACCATGTGAAGTACACATCAAAAGAGCAGGAGGGAAGGTTGGAGAAAATGTTGTAGTTTATTATGATTTCTCATCATCATACATTTACTGTGTCCACAAGGAAATAATACTCTGATAGTCTCTACAAAAGtttcttttagttatttgtgATTCCTCCCTCAAGGTATTTATAACCTATTTAGAGAAAACACAGACAAATctatgggaggattacttgagcccaggaattaaagaccagcctgggcaacatactgagatcctgtctctacaaaatattaaaaaaaaaaaatcagccaggcatggtggcacgtgcctgtggtcccagctacttgggaggcttggggcaggaagatcacttgagcccaagaattcaaggctgcagtgagctatgattgtgccactgcatactagcctgggcaagaaggcaacacctcatttctaaaaaataaatagaacatttttaaaacaattaaatgttTCTCCTTCTAAGGAGATGTAAAAGCAAGAATAATAATTTGTCTTATATAACATTTTGATTTGAATATTCTGTAAAATTGTAATCACATTTAATATTGTTGGGGATAAAGTATTATATGATGTTACTTCATAACTTTCCTGACTATTGTGAGTCAATTGAACTTTTTACAAGAATATGTCAAGTATTGTCCAGGATCTGTTTCACTCCTCTTGAAAAACActacaattttaaaatcaaagccttatatgtgtattttttagtacaaacATATAATTactaagatttttttctcattcttactTCTGAGAATACACTGAATTAAAACCAGATATTCATGTTGGGAGACAACCAAGGATTCCTTCTTCTTAAGTCTTTGCTTCTTGGTCTGATCTGGGGCTCTACCACACATGTGCCCAGGAAAACCACAGTCCATGACTACCCAGCTTTCTTGGAATGAAATGCACAGTCTGGAGTTTCCAGGAAGAAAGTACATCTAATCACTGGATAATGTGGTCACAGGGGGAAAAGTGTCACCAAAGAGCTCCCCATCTCCCAAAGCCAGCCACCTTATCCCATCTTTCCCCATATCATGAATCACTACTGTGCTTATGAAGATAAGTCTGAGAATATGAACATTTTATcttccacagaaacacaaaatggACATACTTTTCCATTATGCTTGACTCTGTAATGAAAGTCTAGGAAGTGAATGTAACATGAAATCATTCCTTCCGCCTTAGCAGACAGATGGAGAGAGACATTCCAGTTTGTTTCCAGCCTTTTGTCTTTGGAGCATTTTTGGCATTTCCTTCAGGAAACTGGAGGTTGTGACCTAAGGTTTCCTTAGTGAACACATTTCTGTTTCCCACAGTTAACCTTACCCAGAAATGACATCTACTCTATTAGGTGAGGTTTATCTTCATGTCCCAACTGTGTCCTGTGCATATACAATGACACTTGAAAGCACAAATTCTGAAAGTAGCAAAAAGATTAGAGAGCCAAACATGCCAAAATACTTTAATCCCCCAAAAGATGACAATAATCAAAAACAAGAATTAACTATTACAATAAGCCTGTGAGGCTTGCAAAGTGCCTTCATTTTGTAGTTGGAAAAATTAATGACTGAGAATATTAATGCTTTCAGATACTATGAATTGAAGGTTTTCAGATGAAACTGTTATGCTACTCAGCCCACATTTTATAGCTAGCTGCTTCACTGATACTGTATACTTCTATGTGGTTCAGAAGATAGGCTGGGAGAAGCCAAGACAgtgtcctgaaaaaaaaaaacaaacacatgatTTAATACCCATATCCATATCCCCACTTCCCCAACATGTTGGTGAAAGGCCAAGAATGTATGCTTTTTTGATGGGTTTTCAATGATGATTGAGTCTCATCATTTAAACTAGATTTACAACcacatttttgtatataatttctttaaaagccCATATTTGATGACAGAattattgtatttaatttatttggcttaaatgcaatttaaaactcaAACAATTCTACTTACTAGCCAATGTGGTATTCAGAAGGTTGGTGGTTTTTATCTCATTCTTTACTACTCTTCAGTGTTAACTTATTGAAGTTTCTCTTCCTGAAAAAGATAGAGTGGTTTCTAAacaaaccacattttttttcacACCCTAGTTAAGGTAAAAATCCTTTAAAGAATAATAGAAATTTGTCCTTAACTTTGATTCCAAAGAGCTACACAATCCAATAGATgactcaataattatttttaagaatgctCTTCACAAAgggatctttaaaaaaatcagtttattaATGTTTAAAAGTTGATAAAGCTATGTGCAAAATGATCCACAAAAGTCAGAAACCTATTAAatactattctttttaaaaaaaacaagacatcTCTTGGTTTAATTGCACTGAAAACCATACTAAAGAGacagtaatatatttttattctttgtaatatttatacatatcttcAATTACTATCTAATGAACAGCTGGACTGAAAAGTTTCTGGCATTCCCTACCAGTTAAAGTAATGCTTTTAAGGGCACAAGAGGGTGGTATTTTCTTAAGAAATACACATTCAATGGTGTTAACACAGGTTAGAAAAATCCAATAAAATGACTTCTGCTGAAACAAATACATTCAAAAATCATGAAAAGTACTTTTAACACAACAAAATACAACCATGTTGTTGCTTGAAATGAATCACACAACATTCTGAAATAAACATCAACAAAAGTGCCAAAGACAGATGTCATATTTGTTAGACTCATTTGCTAAGAAATCTCCCTTGGTTTGCAAAAGTTAATCCATTCGGTTTTCACTTTGTTTTGCTTGTCTGTTTCTCCTAGGACACCAAGGATCCTGGCTAATATCATTTAGATAAAGTGGGCTTCCTTATGCAGATTTCAGTTTCAGTGGATATGAAATGGTAACACATTTCATTGAaaagatgttttttaaagaaatcaaagtgACTTCAACCAAATTCCAAAAAACGGATCCCGCTTACATGGAAACTTTGGCCTCAGCGAAGGACATTGTTTTACACCTCCAAACCATCTTCATCTTCCCACAGCCTACGTACTCAACATAGCCTATTTGCTATAGATGATCGATCATTCCACAACCCCAGCTCTGATAACTCTCAGGTAGTTAAAGTATAAAGTAAAAGAACTTTGAGGAGGGGTATgaagggaagggagggtggggtgtgggatgtACAGGGCATCCCTAAAGAAGCAGAAGTGCACACACTCACTTGGGTTTGAAACTAAAGTGAAGAAAAACATCTCCTCAAAGCTCCAGACAAAGAGACGCTTTCACATGGGGACATTAGTCTTTGAGGAGGGGCCAAATGAACCCTTTAGGAGCTTGACAATGCTAGACCTTTGGCTCAGTGCAAAATCAAAGCTCCAGGGGGGTAGAAAATATATTCCAGGCCGGGACCTGATCTCCACCCTTCCCAGTGCATTGTTCACAGGAACTAACTCTACCCACCAACACCCGACACCACCAGGCTGTTCGTattctcccccttcctccctctggcTTGCAGCAGCTCCTCCCTGGCAGCAGTCGAAGCCCAGAGATTTTTTTCCAAACACTGGGGTGGCCAGCGACCAAGTAAAGAGCGCTTCCGGTGGGTGGACAGCTTCCAGTTCTAGGAAGAAGAGTTGACGTTTCCAGAAGACATAATGGTCTCTGGGTTGTCCCCATCGTCCTTCTGGGGGTGGGAGGAATTGTCCGATTTGCTGCGGCTGAATTCCATGCCGGCGATGATGGGTCGCTTGAATTTGCCAGCAGAGTCTCCGCTCGGGCACTTGCAGCAGGACATGATCCGGATGAAGGCCCGACGCATCTCCTTGTTGGTCAGAGTGTAAATGATGGGGTTGGTGCCGGAGTTGAGCACAGCTAACACCAGGAAGTACTCCGCTCTGAAGAGGATGTCACAGGTCTTCACCTTGCAGCCCACATCCAGCAGGAGCAGGATGAAGAGCGGTGCCCAGCAGGCGATGAAGACGCTCAGGACGATAATTACGGTCTTGAGCAGCGCCAGCGACTTCTCAGAGCTGCGGCTGGCCTTGGAAATGTTCTTGCGGAACGTCAGGCGGCGGCTCCGAGTCCTGACCAAGGAGTAGATTCTGCAGTACAGAATGACGATGGAGAGCAGAAGCAGAGTGAAGACCGTGGTGCAGAAGAGGATATAGTGCTTGTGGTAGAGCGGCAGCACGGTGGAGCAGCTGGACAGCGCACTGATGCAGTTCCAGCCCATGATAGGCAGGCCACCCAGGATGAGGGAGATGACCCAGCAGGCGCTGATCAGCAGGAAGAGGCGGAAGTTATTGCTCCCGTTGTGGAGTTTCATTTTCAGCATTGTGATATAGCGCTCAATGGCGATGGCGAGGAGACTGAACACAGAGGCTGACAGGGCCACAAACATACTCCCTTCCCGCAGAAACCACTGGGCGGGAGTGAGTTTGTAGGTGGTGGCCCCAGACAAGAGCAGGTTAGCTGTGTAGGCTACTCCTGCCAACAGGTCTGAGAGGGCCAGATTGCCAATAAAATAGTACATGGGTCGGTGGAATTTCTTGGTTTTCCAAATGGTCAGCAAGACAAAGATGTTCTCCAGGATGATAAAGCAGCAGATGAGAATGAACACCACCGAGGTCAGTTTAATGCTGTTCTCCTTGTCCGCGCTGATATTCAGCTTCCCCGTGTAGTTGTAATGCCGGACGATGATATCATAGTTGACGTAGTCAGAGACCGAGCTGCGGTGGGCCTTGACCAGCGGGACGCTGGTGGACCCCATGGTGCCAACCCTGTGTCCCCAGGAAGCCGGGGTGGCGCTACTGCAGACGAACGCTAGAGGGCGAGGCAAGAGAGCCTTCACTGGCTTCAGGGGTGGTTCGATGAGTGATCCAGGCTTTTTGTGTAGCTTTTCCTTGGCTGGAGAGGGCCTCGGAAACCGCAGCCTTAAACAAGTCAGAGGAGAGAGTCAGGGAAAGAGCCACAGCATACTGGCATAATTCATTCTAGCTAAGGCACTGCTCCAATTGtgttgttgttgatttgttttaaagaaacttGGGGAGAGCTCAgggagagagattttttttaaaaaatcaaatgatctttttttcttcctttttttttcttttttcaaaaaaggaagagggggaagaaaaagagagggagaaactCTATGGCCACATTCACTCAAAGGGAAATGGGAATtacgatgttggctgtgggttgacaaaaaaaaaaaaaaagatgatgaaaaggaaaacaaggagTGGGAGGAATGGGAAACCTAGAGAACTACACCCCATTTTAACTCCACTCCTGCCCTCTCACCACCCCACACCCCCTCACCCCCGGATTTCCAGCCATGAGATTCTCTGAAGCAGTCACCAGCTCAGCTGCACGCTCAATACCAGCCCACGTCTCTCCTCGGAAAAGACTCAACTGCCAGTCTGAGGGCGAAGACACACACCTCTGTCCCCCatgcccacccccagccccccagtTCAAAGATACTAGCACCACCTCCTAATTGCCATGCAAGAAATCAGAGttgcaggaaaatcatttgaaagcGTAAGCCATTTGGGGGCTCTATTAATAACTCTCTAGGAGCAGGTGTGCTTAGGGTCCGAGGGCGCAGTGAGGTGTGGGCAGCCAGGCCCGCCCCGCCTTGCCGTAAACAGGAAAGCTTAGCGCCTCCGTGAAGcgactgccttttctttcttcttcttattctACCCGCCTCCCCCCgcgcccccccaccaccccccaccccaagccAGGGCAAGTAAATTTAAAGGTATTCAGTTAAAACCATTCATAACAGATTGCAGCAAATCCCAGAAGTTTCGTACATTAGTTGATTGcataaatattttttgctttgtttagtTTAGccaaaacatacacaaaagagagaaatcaaactACTCATGACAGCCATAATACATGCTACCACATTTCTAATTTCGATCGCAAAACTACTCTTCAGAAACTCACATTAAACTGCTCCCTGGTGCATTGCTAAATTTGCGTGGGCAGTTTTATTTACTGCAGTCCCCCAACACGTTGACTCCTCTCCTAGGACTAGAAAGTTACAAAGAAACTTTCTAAGACGGCACTGGTCAGCAGAAGTCTACTTCTAAGTTGCTTAAATATTTCAAGGTAATGCAGcaatgcaataaaatgaggtaatagAGATGAGAACAATCCCAGCAACTCCGCGAACAGCAGAGGCTGCTCAAGCCAAGAAGTTCCGCATTTTCCCCCAACTAATGTTATACCCTGCTCCTGGGCAGTACTAATTTAAGCCATTACCCACGCTCCACACCACCCACCATATTCTTTGTCTATAGGATTTCCAAAATTTAACGCCTTCCCTCCTATTCCTCCGACCAACTGCAATTTTCACTGCCCCTACACCCGTAGGTTCCACAGTTGGGAATTAACCTTTTTTCTGAACTCCATAAATCACAAGTGCCCAAGAACAATCTGATCGAGATGGGCTCCTTAGTAGCCCAGAGATGCAAATTTTCAGCGCCCGGAGATgcatgttttcaaagtttttgtTTGCCTCGTTCGACTTAAAAATTCGTTTCTGACACCTAAGCCCTACCACAACCGGGCTCCCCGCGCCCGCGACCCCCGCCATTCGCCGCCCCCTACCTCGCTCAAGCAGGGCGAAGTTGCGTTCGGAGAGCCCGGGATCTGTACGGCTCGCTTCGCATCTTGCTGCTGCCCCCGACTGACTGCGTAGTGCTCTCGCAAACTTACTCGAGTCGGGGTCCCCTCCCTCCGCAGCGGAGCACTCCAATGGCCAGTCCCGCTCGCCGCGGCCAGTTCCCTGCCTGCTACGCGAAGTCACCCAGCGCCGCGCCAAGGCTGGGTGGTTTCTTCAGGAAGAGGCTGGGAGGGGTTAATGCCTTAACCCCCCACGCCCTCTGTCAGCTGGGGGCCCCCGGATCTGAACTGCTGAGATGCACTGTCCAGGAAAGATCTGGggcagaagcaaaaaaaaaaaaaaaaaaaaaaaagaacccctcCTCCCCAaacaacaaatgaaagaaaaaaagagagagagagaaggggcggAGCCCGGTAACCCCTGGATTCTACTGTATAAATCACTGCCCTCGCCCAGATAGACGCTGATCCCTGGCTGTGGAGAGGATTCTCCCGagcccctgaaaaaaaaaaaaaggtggagagaCTTTGAAAACTTTTCTCTCGAAAAGTCTGAGGAGGCAGAGGACGGCCCGGAGTCTCGTAGCGCACCGCCCTGGTCCCACACCCCCCGCAGCCCTAGGAGGATCGGTGTGCTGAGCTTGTGGCCAGGAGCTCCCCGAGCCACTTTCGCGCGAGCAGCAGAAAACCTGAGCCGCGGCCCGGCGAGTGTCGGCGGCGCTCTGGGGaggagaggctgggaaggggctgCGAGAGGTACGGAGGAGACAAGCAGCCCGGGAGGGAGAATGAACCGGGAGGTTCCTGTACTCCCCCCGCCACCCCAGATCCTGGTGCTACTCGAAACTGCGGTCTGAGGGGCAGTGGCTTTCCCAGAGTGCACAGAGAAATGAACCGGCGCCGGTTTTGGTGTTGGGCGAGGGGTTTCCCTCAGCTGAGCACAAAGTCAGGCTGTGTGTCCCAGATTCTGGCCAATGGAGAGGTCGTTGAGGGGGTGGGCTGCTGCTGAGTCCTGAGAGATTCAAAACGCCTGGGCAGCTCAGGAATTTCCAAAGGGGAAGATTCTCGGCCAGGAGCTGCGGAGCAACTGCAGCTGCCCAGCAGGAGCCGGCACCCTTCTCTCACATTCTGCTTGGGAGTCGACTCAGAGGCCTCAAATCTCATTACTAGCACTTTGCCCACCCTTTTCTTTTGCTTAGGTGCTACTTAAGAACGTGAGGCTGAGAGGCGGCCTTGGTCAGATCTGCCTGCGTGACAAGCTCAGGACAGGACGCTTCTGCCCTTGCATTACTGTTGTAAAAGTTTCCACCCAGTCCCTGGTCGCACTGCGTTCCCATCCCGGCAGATGTGAACTCAAAAACTTCCTCCGCTGTGCAGTTTCAATTGGCAGACACACCCTGTACCTGAATGACTCAGAAGGAGGCAGAATGAACAAACAACAGACCCCTGACTTCTGGGATTTTGTGagtttgccaaaaaaaaaaaagaagtgacagTTAATTCACAGCTGTTTTAAAGCATTCATCGACAGCGACGCACCCAATACATACCCACAGCTTCAACAACAGTACAGTGCATATAATGTGGAAACCAAGATAACGGTCCTCTAAGACTCCAGAGTAGATCCTAATTGGATTTGAAGACTTATTTCACTTTAAGGGGAAGAGGTATATTGTGTCTACCCAGCACAACAAAACGGGGGACTTGGCATTCCCCCCCTTCTCCCGCCTCCACCCACACTAATTTATGCATTCTTTAAAGCCAAAGGAATCAAAGTGAAATTTCACACCTAGTCTGTATCAAGCATGTGCTAGGTTAATTTAACCTTACTGCTCTGTGAAGTAAGTAAGCATTGCTGGCCATTTTATTGTTGAGAGAAGTGTCATTCAGACAACTAAGGTGACTTGTAGATTTCCcagctagtgagtggcagagctgggttcCAAAACCTAAATATTGCAAATGCCTTGCCTTGTGGCTCAAACGCTATCAGTCAATAAACAGTTAAGGAATTGAAATATATGTTCCTAGAGGGAAACAGACTTCTAGATTTAAAGTTTTACATTTGCTGCATTTCTGACTGTACAAGTCTACAAAATGCATATAAAAGTATGCTAATGAATGTCCTTTTAAAACCACTCATTTTCTACGTAAGCATACAaagtgtatacatatgcatattaaTGAATGTTTTCTAAAACTTCTCATTGTCTGCCTATGATATCTCATGTAACATTGTACTTTTAGTATTTGCACATAGTGTTACACATATTAATCCATTTAATCTGACAAGTTAGGCACTAtaattattctaattttacaaacaaggaaattgACTCCCAGACATATTAAGCAGCTTGGTTAATGTGGGACAGGCTGCAGACTCTTAACCACTACTCCAGACCACCATGATAAACCTCAAACAGGTTCAAGAATTTCCTTGGGGATATCAGTTGTTTTCTTGTGAATACCACTGGTTTTTAACATTCAATATTGATAAAGTGTTTTACAGAGTCCAAAAATCTTTCAGAttgttatttaataatattcatCTTTAGTACACACCTATGAGATATAACTGTAGATGATCAACTTAGGTAAAATTAGATAGTAGGCAAATGTTTCCAGCAATGGCGTCCTGGCCAATTCCAAGTCTCTAGTTCCCTTATAAGTCTCTTCCCATTGCTCTCCAAGGAGGCCCTAAAAATTGCATTCTCAAGCTATCTCCTGAATGCCAGTACAACTCCCTGTCTGCTGCTGCCTAGAAGTCAAGCCCAATATTCCTACCTTAAGTTTGCTCCATTTCCAATTTTTGATTTCAAAGTGGCTTTGTTGTTCTTTACACATGCTTTAGTGTTTCTCTTTAAGAGTTTCCAGATAAAATACCACACAATCTTTGGAGCATACACTAAACAAAAATTTGTCATAAATGTGCCATTCAAATGTAACTGTGtgagctatcttttttttttttttttttttgagacagaatctcactctattgcccaggctggagtccagtggcgtgatctcagctcaacgcaacctccgcctcccaggttcaagcaattctcctacctcagcctcctgaaaagctgggattacaggcatgcaccaccacacccagctagttttgtatttttagtagagatggggtttcaccatgttgtccaagctggtctcgaactcctgacttcaggcattccacctgccttggcctcccaaggtgctgggattacaagcatgagccaccgtgcccagccatgagcTATATTTTTTATCTGCTAAATATTGCAACTctactcttttccttttcctcttttttttttttttcaactgagaCAGGCTCTGGctctgctctgtcatccaggctggagtgcagtggcgaaatcatagctcactgcagccttgatctcccgcCCTCAAAGGATccgcctacttcagcctcccaagcagctgggactacaggcaccagtcACCATGTCctgataattattatttttattttttgtatagacaggagtctcactttgttgcccagggtgagcttgaactcctgcgctcatgcagtcttcccaccttggactctcaaagtgctgggattacaagcctgagccttACTCTCTTTCCTAATTGCTCCAGTCACTTTCCAACTCCCttttctcccctcttccctcccctgacCCAGTCACTGGTAAAAATCCAGGCTTTCCCTTACTTGTCTATTCACAGGAGAATAACTAGCCTCTTATTTCAAGGAGGAAATAGTATGACCATCTCAATTTCCCTCCTCTCCAAGCTCCAGCTTAATAGCAACTTTACCCACCCTTACCTCCTTCCCACCTGTTTCAGAAATAAAAGCAACTTTACTCCTTTCCAAGGCAAACTCTTGCCCAGGTCAGCATGCTGCGTCCTCCAAACTTTCTGAGACTTGGCTCAATTATTCTTATTCTCCCTTGTACTTTCAGTTCTTAGCTTCTGAGGACTCTTTACTTTCAACTTACATAAATGTTCATGTGTTTTCTCTACCAAAAACTCTTTCTTCCCTTCATCCTAGGTCCCAatatctctctctcctcttgttTGCCAACATTCAAAATTAGTGGAACATGACTGAGCCTTGGAACAGACACTTAGGTTCAGCCTTGATATTGCCAGTTCTAAGctatgtgactttaggcaagttctTTTAACTTCCttgaacctcagtgtcctcatctgtaaaatgaaataatgacatttgcCTCTTTCATTGTGAGGATTGAGCTACATACCTGTGAGAATTCCCTACACTACAGAGAAAATGCTTCACCCATCCACCACCtccatcttttattattattatcgttattattattattattttactttaagttctgggctacatgtgcagaatgtgcaggtttgttacataggtatacacgtgccatggtggtttgctgcacccgtcaatccgtcacctacattaggtatttctcctaaagctatctctcccctagccccccacccccaacaggccccagtgtgtgatgttcccctccct includes these proteins:
- the S1PR1 gene encoding sphingosine 1-phosphate receptor 1, translated to MGSTSVPLVKAHRSSVSDYVNYDIIVRHYNYTGKLNISADKENSIKLTSVVFILICCFIILENIFVLLTIWKTKKFHRPMYYFIGNLALSDLLAGVAYTANLLLSGATTYKLTPAQWFLREGSMFVALSASVFSLLAIAIERYITMLKMKLHNGSNNFRLFLLISACWVISLILGGLPIMGWNCISALSSCSTVLPLYHKHYILFCTTVFTLLLLSIVILYCRIYSLVRTRSRRLTFRKNISKASRSSEKSLALLKTVIIVLSVFIACWAPLFILLLLDVGCKVKTCDILFRAEYFLVLAVLNSGTNPIIYTLTNKEMRRAFIRIMSCCKCPSGDSAGKFKRPIIAGMEFSRSKSDNSSHPQKDDGDNPETIMSSGNVNSSS